The Cellulophaga lytica DSM 7489 nucleotide sequence TGTTGGGTTTATATCTTAAAAGCAAATATGTTTTTGATAAAGTACTGTGGCGCTCTATGATGAAATATGCTGGACCTGTTTTATTAGCTGGTATAGCGTTTACAATTAATGAGGTTTTTGATAAGATTTTATTAGAATGGCTTTTGCCAGCAAACATAGCCGAATCTGAGGTTGGTAAATATGCTGCTTGTTACAAATTGGCTTTGTTTATGACTCTCTTTGCTACAGCATTTAGAATGGGAATAGAACCCTTCTTTTTTAGTCACTCTAATGCTAAAAACCCTCAAAAAGCATATGCCCAAATTACCAATTACTTTGTAATATTAGGTAGTGTAATTTTATTGGGTGTAGTAGTTTTTGCTGATGTGCTAAAATTATTATTTGTAGATAACTCCGAGTATTGGGAGGCTATGAAAATAGTGCCCTTAATTGTATTAGCAAACTTCTTTTTAGGAATTTACCATAATCTATCTGTTTGGTATAAGGTTACAGATAAAACACGTTACGGTGCTTTTATATCTGTAATTGGAGCCGTTGTAACTATAGTTGTTAATGTAGCACTTATACCTACATTAAGTTACATGGCTTCTGCTATTGCAACAGTTTTAGCTTATGGTACTATGATGGGGCTTTCTTATTGGTATGGTAAAAAAAATTATCCTATACCCTACAATATGCGTAAAATAGTTTTTTACTTTAGCTTATCTGTGGTATTGTCAATTTTGTCTTTTTACGTTTTTGACAGAAACCTATGGGTGGGTTGTGCATTACTACTCTTATTTGTAGGCTTAGTGTATAAAATGGAAAATGAAGTATTAAGAAAAATAATAAAGAAAAAATGACAATTAAAATAATTAATAAATCGGCACACGAAACTCCTAGTTATGAAACTTTGGCTTCAGCAGGAATGGACTTAAGAGCCAATATTTTAGAGTCTATTACGTTAAAACCTCTAGAAAGAGCTATTATAAAAACCGGACTTTTTATAGAGTTGCCTGTTGGTTATGAGGCTCAAGTTCGCCCAAGAAGTGGTCTGGCAGCTAAAAAAGGTGTTACTGTTTTAAATGCGCCAGGTACAATAGACGCAGATTACAGAGGAGAAATAGGTGTAATTTTAGTAAACCTGTCTAATGAAGATTTTAAAGTTGAAAACGGTGAACGTATTGCGCAATTAGTTATTGCAAAGCATGAGAGAGCAGAGTGGATAGAGGTAAATGAGTTGTCTGAAACAGAAAGAG carries:
- the dut gene encoding dUTP diphosphatase, coding for MTIKIINKSAHETPSYETLASAGMDLRANILESITLKPLERAIIKTGLFIELPVGYEAQVRPRSGLAAKKGVTVLNAPGTIDADYRGEIGVILVNLSNEDFKVENGERIAQLVIAKHERAEWIEVNELSETERGEGGFGSTGTK
- a CDS encoding oligosaccharide flippase family protein, with product MNPFKKLFKQTFVYGLATVLPRMLSFLLVRVYTDVMDPDLYGQVSVIFAWFAIFNVFLAYGMETAFFRFYHKSEDKEKVISTSLISIAVSTLTFFVVALILKNPLASFAGIREEFISYAIFILVLDALVIIPFAWLRATEKPMKYAVIKIVNICINLGLNLFFLLLLPKLVVGNADSVFASIYKEDFQISYIFISNLIASGVTLVLMLGLYLKSKYVFDKVLWRSMMKYAGPVLLAGIAFTINEVFDKILLEWLLPANIAESEVGKYAACYKLALFMTLFATAFRMGIEPFFFSHSNAKNPQKAYAQITNYFVILGSVILLGVVVFADVLKLLFVDNSEYWEAMKIVPLIVLANFFLGIYHNLSVWYKVTDKTRYGAFISVIGAVVTIVVNVALIPTLSYMASAIATVLAYGTMMGLSYWYGKKNYPIPYNMRKIVFYFSLSVVLSILSFYVFDRNLWVGCALLLLFVGLVYKMENEVLRKIIKKK